In a genomic window of Chryseobacterium sp. G0162:
- a CDS encoding YCF48-related protein: MNKYFSILFLSLVSLMKAQEWKFLTPVKGYSIIKSLEVTPNQTLYIVDKDKAASSSRDGGITWRKLFRSGCLDIQMLNDNVGFVLKDYQIFKTTDAFATSTPYPVSGDFLKNMYFVNESVGFVCGSTGVIYKTTNGGASFTSVSLSINTTLNDVFFINPNIGFVSGENGTLYKTTNQGATWIPTPLNTTGIDKILFINDNEGYITGNNGGIFKTTDQGNSWTALTTNTQYRLFDIKYNAGKLYAVGQDNRLLKSSDMGQTWTQQRLIDAFPYNSLYSIGFVNGNILVGGDANIYKSTNGTNWTIQVPGIYQSNLKNISFGNDDKGVIVGNQTGYSVVYYTENGGYNWTNKKATFTLDAFKGAHIRENGKGVLIGNGNHSFTSDFGKTWDNSNIINHPTFVSPYWLKSNGDVLLGTASPYVSPNNGIHLFTTSNTSYFTLTDKVETIQFYNDMIGYAGTYQKLYKTTDGGITWNIIYTVPTSITYINIININKIQIGTNNNMHYISSNAGSTWTENTDDDQYHYINELIGYRIDSGWDIYRTADGGLTSQLVVPSTNYFNSNLATINDIKFFKNKIIAVGTTSDIFIVEFPDQALGTNENEKTKDSPNNQIYPNPTTSSVLFKTPVALDKVQVYDTQGKIMTFTKENNGINISQLKPGVYFVKFESNGKWFTQKIIKN, from the coding sequence ATGAACAAATACTTCTCCATACTTTTCTTGAGCTTAGTATCGCTTATGAAAGCTCAGGAATGGAAATTTTTAACTCCTGTAAAAGGGTATTCAATAATCAAAAGTTTAGAAGTTACTCCCAATCAAACTCTATACATTGTAGACAAAGACAAGGCTGCCTCTTCATCCAGAGATGGCGGAATTACGTGGCGAAAACTTTTCAGATCTGGATGCTTAGACATTCAAATGCTTAATGATAATGTAGGTTTCGTTTTAAAAGATTATCAGATTTTTAAAACTACAGATGCTTTTGCTACCTCCACACCGTACCCTGTAAGTGGTGATTTCTTGAAAAACATGTATTTTGTTAATGAATCTGTTGGTTTTGTCTGTGGTAGTACAGGTGTAATTTATAAAACAACAAATGGAGGAGCGAGCTTCACCTCCGTATCTCTTTCTATCAATACAACCTTAAATGATGTTTTCTTTATCAATCCGAATATAGGATTCGTATCTGGAGAGAACGGAACGTTATATAAAACGACCAATCAAGGAGCAACATGGATCCCAACTCCTCTAAATACAACCGGAATTGACAAAATCCTTTTCATTAATGATAATGAAGGTTATATAACAGGAAATAACGGTGGAATTTTCAAAACAACAGACCAAGGAAACAGCTGGACAGCTTTAACCACCAATACCCAATATCGTTTGTTTGATATTAAATACAATGCTGGAAAATTGTATGCCGTAGGCCAAGATAACAGGTTATTAAAATCTTCAGATATGGGACAGACCTGGACACAGCAAAGACTGATTGACGCCTTCCCCTATAACAGTCTCTATTCTATAGGGTTTGTAAATGGTAATATTTTGGTAGGCGGTGATGCTAATATTTATAAATCTACCAATGGTACAAACTGGACTATCCAGGTGCCCGGTATATATCAATCTAACTTGAAAAACATATCTTTCGGTAATGATGACAAAGGAGTTATCGTAGGAAATCAAACTGGCTATAGTGTAGTATATTATACTGAAAATGGAGGGTACAACTGGACCAACAAAAAAGCAACCTTCACTCTGGATGCTTTCAAAGGTGCACATATAAGAGAAAATGGCAAAGGAGTCCTTATTGGTAACGGAAACCATTCTTTCACATCAGATTTTGGTAAGACGTGGGATAATTCAAACATAATCAATCATCCCACATTTGTATCTCCTTACTGGCTTAAAAGTAATGGTGATGTCTTACTAGGAACTGCATCCCCCTATGTTTCACCCAATAATGGAATACACCTATTTACAACATCCAATACCTCTTATTTTACTCTAACTGATAAGGTTGAAACAATCCAATTTTATAATGATATGATTGGCTATGCCGGAACATACCAAAAGCTTTATAAAACAACAGACGGCGGAATAACCTGGAATATCATTTACACCGTACCAACATCAATAACTTATATCAATATTATTAATATAAACAAGATACAGATAGGCACAAATAATAACATGCATTATATTAGTAGTAATGCTGGTTCTACCTGGACCGAAAATACAGATGATGATCAATATCATTATATTAATGAACTTATAGGCTATCGTATAGATTCTGGTTGGGACATATACAGGACAGCAGACGGAGGCCTAACATCACAACTTGTTGTTCCGAGTACTAACTATTTTAATTCTAACCTGGCAACAATTAATGACATAAAATTTTTTAAAAATAAAATTATTGCTGTTGGAACAACTTCAGATATTTTCATTGTGGAATTCCCTGATCAAGCTCTTGGAACCAATGAAAATGAAAAAACAAAAGACAGTCCAAATAATCAGATATATCCTAATCCTACTACATCTTCAGTGTTATTTAAAACGCCAGTAGCCTTAGATAAAGTTCAGGTTTATGATACTCAGGGAAAAATAATGACATTTACAAAAGAGAATAACGGAATTAATATCTCACAACTGAAACCCGGAGTTTACTTTGTGAAATTTGAATCCAATGGAAAATGGTTCACCCAAAAAATAATAAAAAATTAA